One region of Ascaphus truei isolate aAscTru1 chromosome 13, aAscTru1.hap1, whole genome shotgun sequence genomic DNA includes:
- the LOC142464512 gene encoding olfactory receptor 5V1-like, with the protein MKNNNETTWGSEFILLGLTNDHESQLILFAFFLVVYVMTLLGNSLMVFTITQSSALHSPMYFFLRILSIVDICFTSSTVPKLLLDFLSEVKRISFPGCVAQLYSFISFGGIECVLLAVMAGDRYVAICMPLRYMEMMSQNVCLILAAICWIIGLLNSLAHTVLTFRLPFCKSKSINHFFCDIPPLLALSCADTTVNEVVVYTSGGSVIVGSFLLTLLSYIFIVNAILNIKTVSGRLKTFSTCASHLIVVTLFFGTIVFTYIRPTSTYSLDQDRVVPVLYGIMTPMLNPVIYSFMNKEVQGALRKAICWRSQPHMSR; encoded by the coding sequence ATGAAAAACAACAACGAAACAACATGGGGATCAGAATTCATACTGTTGGGACTGACAAATGACCACGAGAGTCAGCTAATACTCTTTGCGTTCTTCTTGGTGGTTTATGTCATGACGCTTTTGGGCAACTCTTTGATGGTCTTTACCATCACCCAGTCCTCCGCCCTTCACTCTCCCATGTACTTCTTTCTCCGTATCCTGTCTATTGTAGACATATGCTTCACCTCCTCCACGGTCCCAAAACTGTTGCTGGATTTTCTATCAGAGGTAAAACGGATCTCCTTCCCTGGCTGTGTGGCACAGTTGTATTCATTCATATCTTTTGGGGGCATTGAGTGTGTTCTTCTTGCCGTCATGGCAGGCGATCGCTATGTGGCTATTTGCATGCCCTTGCGCTATATGGAAATGATGAGCCAGAATGTGTGCCTGATTCTGGCAGCGATTTGCTGGATCATCGGCCTGTTAAATTCTCTTGCTCACACTGTGCTCACATTCCGGTTACCATTCTGCAAGTCTAAATCCATCAACCACTTCTTCTGCGACATCCCGCCCCTCCTCgctctctcctgtgctgataccacTGTGAATGAAGTGGTGGTGTATACCTCAGGAGGGTCAGTAATTGTAGGGTCTTTCTTGCTGACTCTATTGTCATACATCTTCATTGTTAACGCAATCTTGAATATtaagacagtgtcagggaggctCAAAACCTTCTCCACTTGTGCCTCTCACCTGATAGTGGTCACCCTTTTTTTTGGGACCATAGTTTTCACATACATACGTCCCACCTCAACCTATTCGCTAGACCAGGACAGGGTAGTTCCTGTGCTATATGGAATTATGACCCCCATGTTGAACCCTGTTATTTACAGCTTTATGAATAAGGAGGTTCAGGGGGCTCTAAGGAAAGCCATTTGTTGGAGAAGCCAACCCCATATGAGTCGCTGA